A single genomic interval of Porphyromonas sp. oral taxon 275 harbors:
- a CDS encoding DUF2149 domain-containing protein: MARKPRRPSKLMQGEDTDPLTVVVNLFDVAMVFAVSLMVAMVMNMNMTEVFTEEDFSVVKNPGKDNMEIITKKGGKIERYTPSKDAQDTKQGSRGRKVGVAYEMEDGQVYYVPED, encoded by the coding sequence ATGGCACGCAAGCCCCGCCGCCCGAGCAAGCTGATGCAGGGCGAGGATACCGACCCGCTGACGGTCGTGGTCAACCTCTTCGACGTCGCTATGGTCTTCGCCGTCTCGCTGATGGTGGCCATGGTGATGAATATGAATATGACGGAGGTCTTCACTGAGGAGGACTTCTCTGTGGTCAAGAACCCAGGGAAGGACAACATGGAGATCATCACGAAGAAGGGCGGCAAGATCGAGCGCTACACCCCCAGCAAGGATGCCCAGGATACCAAGCAGGGCAGCCGTGGGCGCAAGGTCGGCGTCGCCTATGAGATGGAGGACGGCCAGGTCTACTACGTCCCCGAGGACTAG
- a CDS encoding MotA/TolQ/ExbB proton channel family protein, with translation MDQISKLLFLIANSLLIPDILFLILLFLRSLMLVGSFYNAFMQRRHTTRLIGDVRSLTPETLAELQARLPKTRRSAFVEHLDDLLQREGLTEDYVNYQLSSYEHVAEKDLTLSKLLTKIGPVLGLVGTLIAMSPALVGLSSGDIAAMAYNMQVVFATTVVGLVISLVGLITLQYKQRWYTRDVSILEYVSSLLLEAQAKK, from the coding sequence ATGGATCAGATCTCCAAGCTCCTTTTCCTCATCGCCAACAGTCTGCTCATCCCAGACATCCTCTTCCTCATTCTCCTCTTCCTGCGCTCGCTGATGCTGGTGGGCAGCTTCTACAATGCCTTCATGCAGCGCCGTCACACGACGCGCCTCATCGGTGATGTGCGCAGCCTGACGCCCGAGACGCTCGCCGAGCTGCAGGCTCGTCTACCGAAGACGCGCCGCTCGGCCTTCGTGGAGCACCTCGATGACCTGCTGCAGCGGGAAGGGCTGACGGAGGACTATGTCAACTACCAGCTCAGCAGCTACGAGCACGTAGCGGAGAAGGACCTCACCCTCTCTAAGCTGCTGACGAAGATCGGCCCTGTGCTCGGACTCGTCGGGACGCTCATCGCGATGAGTCCCGCGCTGGTGGGGCTCTCCTCGGGTGATATCGCGGCTATGGCCTATAATATGCAGGTCGTCTTTGCCACCACAGTTGTGGGGCTGGTGATCAGCCTCGTCGGCCTCATCACCCTGCAGTACAAGCAGCGCTGGTACACGCGTGACGTCAGCATCCTCGAGTATGTCTCCTCCCTCCTCCTGGAGGCCCAAGCCAAGAAGTAA